The DNA window ACCCGCACCCGCAAGGTACGCCGCAACTTCATCGCACAGAAGTACGGTGTGCTGGTCGATGCACTCTATGACGGCCGCACCGCGCAGTTCATTGAAACCCAGGTCAAGTTCGAGGACGGCCGCACCGGCAGCGTGAGCGCCACGCTGCAAATCCTCGACGCCAAGATCCATGCGCCTGCCAAGGCCACTGCCTGAGACACCGGAAAGCAGCCCATGACCCAGAAAAAGATTGGCGACGTCATCCTGGACGTCAAGAACATCAGCCTGCGCTTTGGCGGCGTGAAGGCCCTGACGGACATTTCCTTCAACGTGAAGGAGCACGAAATCCGCTCCATCATCGGACCCAACGGCGCCGGCAAGAGCTCCATGCTCAACTGCATCAACGGTGTCTACACGCCCTCGGAGGGTTCGATCACCTTCCGTGGTAAGACCTTCGGCCACATGAACAGCCGCCAGGTGGCCGAGATGGGCGTGGCACGCACGTTTCAGAACCTGGCGCTTTTCAAAGGCATGAGCGTGATCGACAACATCATGACCGGCCGCAACCTCAAGATCAAAAGCAACCTCCTGCTGCAGGCGCTGCGCATCGGCCCGGCCGAACGTGAGGAAATCGCGCACCGCGAGAAGGTCGAGCACATCATCGACTTCCTCGAAATCCAGGCCTTCCGCAAGACCCCCGTGGGTCAATTGCCCTACGGCCTGCAAAAGCGCGTCGACCTGGGCCGTGCACTGGCCATGGAGCCGCAGGTACTGCTGCTCGATGAGCCCATGGCCGGCATGAACGTGGAAGAGAAGCAGGACATGTGCCGCTTCATCCTCGATGTGAACGACGAGTTCGGCACCACCATCGTGCTGATCGAGCATGACATGGGCGTAGTGATGGACATCTCCGACCGTGTCGTGGTGCTGGACTACGGCAAAAAGATCGGCGATGGCGAGCCCGAAGAGGTGCGCAACAACGAAGACGTGATTCGCGCCTATCTGGGCACCAGCCACTAAAAACATGACCCCCACGCTTGTCACTTCGTGTACTGCGCTGCCCCCCAAGGGGGCCTCGGTCGCCTTGGGGCGGCCCAGCGCCGACCGACTCTGAACGGAAAAAGCAAATGGCATTCTTTCTTGAAACACTGATTGGCGGCCTGATGGCCGGCATGCTCTATTCGCTGGTGGCTCTCGGCTTCGTGCTGATCTACAAGGCCTCGGGCGTCTTTAACTTCGCCCAAGGCGCCATGGTGCTGTTCGCAGCGCTGGCCATGGCCCGTTTTGCCGAGTGGATTCCAAAATGGACTGGCATCGACAACCTGATCGTGGCCAATCTTCTGGCCTTCGTGATCGCGGGCGTCTTCATGTTCGCGGTGGCCTGGCTCATCGAGCGCCTGGTGCTGCGCCACCTGGTCAACCAGGAAGGCGCCACCCTGCTGATGGCCACGTTGGGCATCACCTATTTTCTTGAAGGCCTGGGCCAGACGTTTTTTGGCAGCGACATCTACAAAATCGACATTGGCATGCCCAAGGATCCGGTGTTCCTGTTCGAATCCATGTTCCCGGGCGGTGTACTGGTGAACAAGGAAGATGTGATAGCCGCCGCGATCGCCGCCGCGCTGGTGCTGCTGCTGAGCATCTTCTTCCAGAAGACGAAAACCGGCCGCGCCCTGCGCGCCGTGGCCGACGACCACCAGGCGGCCCAGTCCATCGGCATCCCGCTCAACCACATCTGGGTCATCGTCTGGTGCGTGGCGGGCGTCGTGGCCCTGGTGGCCGGGATGATCTGGGGCTCCAAGCTGGGCGTGCAGTTCTCGCTCACCACCGTGGCGTTGCGCGCCCTGCCAGTGGTGATCCTGGGCGGCCTGACCTCGGTACCTGGCGCCATCATCGGTGGCCTGATCATCGGCGTGGGCGAAAAGCTCTCCGAGGTGTACCTGGGCCCCTTCGTGGGCGGCGGCATCGAAATCTGGTTTGCCTATGTGCTGGCACTCGTGTTCCTGCTGTTCCGTCCGCAAGGTCTGTTCGGCGAGAAGATCATC is part of the Simplicispira sp. 125 genome and encodes:
- a CDS encoding branched-chain amino acid ABC transporter permease: MAFFLETLIGGLMAGMLYSLVALGFVLIYKASGVFNFAQGAMVLFAALAMARFAEWIPKWTGIDNLIVANLLAFVIAGVFMFAVAWLIERLVLRHLVNQEGATLLMATLGITYFLEGLGQTFFGSDIYKIDIGMPKDPVFLFESMFPGGVLVNKEDVIAAAIAAALVLLLSIFFQKTKTGRALRAVADDHQAAQSIGIPLNHIWVIVWCVAGVVALVAGMIWGSKLGVQFSLTTVALRALPVVILGGLTSVPGAIIGGLIIGVGEKLSEVYLGPFVGGGIEIWFAYVLALVFLLFRPQGLFGEKIIDRV
- a CDS encoding ABC transporter ATP-binding protein: MTQKKIGDVILDVKNISLRFGGVKALTDISFNVKEHEIRSIIGPNGAGKSSMLNCINGVYTPSEGSITFRGKTFGHMNSRQVAEMGVARTFQNLALFKGMSVIDNIMTGRNLKIKSNLLLQALRIGPAEREEIAHREKVEHIIDFLEIQAFRKTPVGQLPYGLQKRVDLGRALAMEPQVLLLDEPMAGMNVEEKQDMCRFILDVNDEFGTTIVLIEHDMGVVMDISDRVVVLDYGKKIGDGEPEEVRNNEDVIRAYLGTSH